A single window of uncultured Pseudodesulfovibrio sp. DNA harbors:
- a CDS encoding cation transporter produces MPIVKVKGMSCQHCVKSVTEAMETLGAKDVSIDLLSGDVIYSDETAIAPEAIKEAITKIGFEVVS; encoded by the coding sequence ATGCCCATCGTTAAAGTCAAAGGCATGAGCTGCCAACATTGCGTCAAATCCGTCACTGAAGCTATGGAAACTTTAGGCGCGAAAGACGTAAGTATCGACCTGCTTTCCGGTGACGTCATTTACTCCGACGAAACTGCCATCGCACCCGAAGCCATTAAGGAGGCCATCACCAAGATCGGCTTCGAAGTGGTCAGTTAG